DNA sequence from the Myxococcota bacterium genome:
TACGACATCATCGTCGTGGACGCGTACTCGGATACCGATGGCGTTCCCGGCGTGTTCAGGAAGCAGCCGTTCGTCGATGCTCTGCCCCGCAAGCTCGCCGACGAGGGAATCGTGGTGGCGAACCTGTGGGCGAGGGATCCGAGCGCCTTCGAGCGCCTGGTGTCCTCCTACAAGCGCAAGTTCTCCCGCGGCGTGCGCGTCACGATTCCGGAGGCGAAGAACCACATCGTGGCGGTCGGTGGCTCGTCCAACCTGACCTGCGCGGCTTTCGAAGCGGCCCTCGATGCGTGGATCGCCGAAGGGTCGGCGGACGTCGCCTGGCCCGAAGACGATCCCACCCCGCGCTGCCGCGACCTCTGAGCCGCCGCGGGGACCCCAGGAGAGGTCAGTCGACCGCGAGAATCGGCGGACCCGATTCCGCGGAACCCATTCGCATCAAGGCGTTTCCGGCGCCTCGGTCGTCGCCTCGGCGGCCCCGCCAATGCCCAACCAGGCGAGGTCCCAGGTGGGTCGCAACTCGATCGGCGTGGACATCGCGACGGCGGTCGCGAGGCCAGCCACTGCCGCGGCCGCCGCGATCCAGCGTCGCAGCCCGGCGCGCGGTTCGGGGGCGGTCGTCTCCGCCCGTCGAGTCCGGCCGCGGCCGGGGAGCAGCTTCGCGTCGGCGATCCACGCCGCGATCTCGGCGCGGGCCGCCGCGGGAGGGGTAGGGCCGAGAATCTGTTCGAGGGCCCGGACCGCGTCTGCCGTCGCGGCGGGCCGGCGCTTCGCCTTCGGCTGGAGACAGCGCGCGACGAACCGCGTGAGGGCGCGGGGAGTGCCGCGACGCGCGCGTCGCAGCGGGACGAAGTGCCCGCCCTCGATCCGCTGCAGCAGGGACCGTTCGTCGGCCGTCTCTTCGTCGTTGGGGTCGCGCGGGTCGAAGGGGACGCGTCCCGCGAGCGACTCGTAGAGCAGCACGCCCAGCGCGAAGAGGTCCGAGCGCGCGTCGACCTTCTCGCCGCGCAGCTGTTCCGGGGACATGTAGGCGGGCGTACCGAGCGATACGCCGCTCCGCGTGAGGGAGCGCGCGCGGGCATCGTGGGCGATCCCGAAGTCGGTGATCTTCACCTCGCCCCCGCGACCGAGGAGCACGTTGTCGGGCTTCAGATCCCGGTGCACCAGGGCGCGGCTGTGGAGCTCCTCGAGACCGCGCGTCACTTCGAGGGCAATGAGCGCGGCGATGCGCGGCGGCAAGCCGCCGCCCTTGGCGACGGCGCTCGCCAGGTCGAGGCCGTCGACGAACTCGCACACGATGTAGGGCTCGCCGCGCCAGGCGAAACAGTCGTAGACGCAGACCACGTTGGGGTGGTGGATCGCCGCCGCCGAGCGCGCCTCGCGGAAGAAGCGCGCCTCGGCCTCCTCGTTCTGCGCAAGCTCCCGGCGCATGCGCTTGAGCACGACCGGTCGGTCGAGGGAAGGCTGGCGGGCGACGTACACCACGCCCATCCCGCCTTCGGCGA
Encoded proteins:
- a CDS encoding serine/threonine-protein kinase, which codes for MTAPKPRKIGNYEVERELAEGGMGVVYVARQPSLDRPVVLKRMRRELAQNEEAEARFFREARSAAAIHHPNVVCVYDCFAWRGEPYIVCEFVDGLDLASAVAKGGGLPPRIAALIALEVTRGLEELHSRALVHRDLKPDNVLLGRGGEVKITDFGIAHDARARSLTRSGVSLGTPAYMSPEQLRGEKVDARSDLFALGVLLYESLAGRVPFDPRDPNDEETADERSLLQRIEGGHFVPLRRARRGTPRALTRFVARCLQPKAKRRPAATADAVRALEQILGPTPPAAARAEIAAWIADAKLLPGRGRTRRAETTAPEPRAGLRRWIAAAAAVAGLATAVAMSTPIELRPTWDLAWLGIGGAAEATTEAPETP